The sequence below is a genomic window from Dermacentor andersoni chromosome 6, qqDerAnde1_hic_scaffold, whole genome shotgun sequence.
TTTTTCTTGAGAACAATTCCTTCTGTTCCTGGGAGTCTTTGAGCGCAGCATGTCTTTTCCCAAGTTCTTCCTCAGCCAGAGCCAGACGCTGCTGCAgaacttgattttcggcagcaACCTTGTTTGTATCATCTCTTGCAACAGACATTGCCTTCAGCTTGGCTCTCAGTGCAAGCAACTCTTCCTCAAATTCCTGCCTTTGGCTGTCTTGTGTTTGTTTTAGACGCTTGATCTGCTTTTCACTTTCAGCAAGCCTTTCAACCACGGCTGCTTTGGCAGTGACGAGTTCTTTGAGCTTTGCTTCCAGGAGGATCTTTTCAGATTCAAGTCTTCTCGTGCGATCCCAGTCCTTGGCCCTTGCAGCATGATGCTTCTTTTCCAGTTCTTTTCCTTTCTCAGCCAGCAGCTGTTTCTGGTCAGTGGTGCCTTTAATGGCTAGTTCGGCATCTGCTTTGGCACCTGGAAAATAAGAAACCGCCTTGTTTTTGTTGCATGCACCCTTACTAAATGGTTGCAGGCTGAAGTAGTACATAGACAATGCAGAACTCACTTGCAAGATCTAAAAGAGCTTTCTCATATTTGGCTTCAAGGTCAGCCTTTTGATGCACAGCATCTGTTTTCAGCTGTAAAATTTCAGCCTTGTGTCTGTGTTCAAGCAGGGAGATTTTGTTTCTCAGGCTGAGCTTCTCTTCTTCAGCAGATACAAGCTGCTGCGAAAGTTGGTTTATGTCTTGTCGATACCTGCCCAGTGTCTCCTCCAGTGCCTCTCTTTGTGACAGGGCACCTTTCAGCTTTGTTTCTATGATTTTGTTGGACTCCTCAGCAAGTGCAAGTTCTTCTGCATGTTTCTGCAGTGCTGCTTGGTGCTCCAAAGTAAGACCGTGTTTTTCATTTCGCAGTTCCTTTAATTCAAGAGAAACAGATTTTAATCTGCCTTGCAAATCTGCATTATCTTTCTGCGTGTTGAGGAGTTGCATTAGAACATCTTCTCGGTCTGATGGACATTGCTCAGCTTTTAAATGCTGGATCTCCACTTGGAGTCGATTGACCTATTGAATGAAAAACGGAGAGAATGGTTGGGTGTAATTGGTTAAACTTACTATCAATAGAAGTCTAATTGTAAAGGCTCTTAAGCAGTACCTCGGCCCTGTGCTTCAGTTCCAGCTCTTGTACACCTCTCTGGTGGCTTCTTTCCGCACTTTGTAACATAGCTTTCATGTTTGTGAGCTCAACATTGGCTTCATGCAGGGATACTTTGCATTTTTCATGGTTTATTTGAAGTTGCTTTGTGTAGATTACGAAATTATTACGCAGCTCCTCTTCTATTTCCTTCCGGAGATCGTCCTCACATATGGAacttaactgaaaaaaaaaaaataataatgcaagAATGTATGCACACTGTCACCGACGCCTCCCCACTGTTGCCCGAATTTCGTGACGAACGTCTCACCTTTACACGAAGCTCTCTGATTGTGGAGTCTTTCTCTGAAATAATCCTGTCGGCTTTATGGAGTATGTTGGCATGATTAGATCGGACGTCGTGGAGAGACTGTAAAGTGTTCTTCAAGTCTTTTTGGAGCCTCACATAATCCTCTTGAAGACTGAAGAAACAAATGTCATGTTTGCGTATTTAGAAAATTATTGCTGTCAGCCAGTACATTGTGCTCAGTACATACCTCACATGGGCAGCTTTCAGTTTTTCAAACGAATTCTTGTGCGAATCGCTTCCGTGGTGTTTTTCGTCGTAGTTAAAGACTTCGTCGATCTCGTTTGATGAAGGTCTTAGCGTCATCCTCTTGCTTGTGTTAAGTGCTAAACAATGCAGTCTTAAAATAGTTTACATTCAACAAACATTGCGATATTCATCTCCTGAACGCACATTTCAAACATATACCATCGGTGTGTATCCACAACAAAGTTCATAACAACCGCTACAGAGGTAGCGCCATCTACGGAGTGCTTGAATTGCCGCATCGCGCCTGCATCGATGTCAAGTTTTCATCGTGTTATGATAGGCAATAACACGCGTTGAGCGATTAGCTGGTGTGCGTCACATGTTTCCTAGCACGCCATTCTTTTATTGGCCATTCAatagcgaaatgaaaatgcagcaAGCAGCGAAGAAAGTAACAACAATCCGTAACAACCAAACTGAGGCCACGCGGCGGCCACGCTACGCCTAGCGGCGCTGCCGAGAACTAGAGCGCGCAAGTTGATTAATTCGCTTATCCGAGGTGCACCGGAGAAgtttgttttttattctatgCACCGGAGAGCGACCCACGCAAGGCACGGGTCCACTCAAAGCTTGTTGGCGTTAAGTGGGGCGCGCGATGTGGACGCTCAAGATATTGCTCGTTAGTGTTTTTTCAAAAGCACTCTTGAATGAGTGAGGCGGCTCTGTGGAGTCGACTCAGGACATCGGCTACTGCGCCTCGTCCACTATGCAACTCACGTCGTTCTCTTGATTCTCCGTTGGATGCGTGTCGCGTGTGGCAAAACGCTACTACTCACTGACGTGAACGCGTCATTTGTGCAGCGCTTGACTCTCATCCAAGATGAAACAGACCGCCTCATTGGACTCGGGAACTGCCAACACAGCCGAAGTTTGCGGAAACGACGACAGTGCTGTCAAGAAGCCATGCCGAGTGTGGTTGGTGCCCGCTTGGATAGCGTTTAGCTTTGTCGCCGTGCTGGTCATTGCACTGGGTATGCTTGCGTTGTGTTTGTTCAGAGTGAACGCCCTCGAAAGTAAAGTTGCGAGCTTGGAGGAGCGCACGTACCAGCTCGAAGTCCGGAGAGATGGCCAGGCGGCTGACCAGCTCTCATCGGCCTTCCTTGCAGCGAGACGGCGAAGACGGCGGCGCGACGTCGAGCCTGCCTGCCTGTGTCCTCCAGGTCCGCCGGGACGGCGAGGAAGGCGCGGAGCGAAGGGCGAAATAGGAGAACTTGGTCCTCCCGGTCCGCCAGGGCTCCCGGGCAAACCAGGCTTTCCGGGTGCAATCGGCATCGACGGCCCGAAAGGCGAACCCGGTCCGATGGGACTGCCCGGCGTGGCAGGGCCGAAGGGCGACAAGGGAGACAAAGGTGAAGGCGTCGTCGTGCGATCCACTAAAGGCATGAAAAGGTCCGTCACGCGGCTTCACGGTGGCACACTTGGATACACGGAAGTTATAGCCATGAAAGGAGCGCCGGGCGAACCGGGTCCCCCAGGCCCTCCAGGACTGCCCGGATTCGACGGACGAACGGGACCGCCTGGGGAAGTGGGACCTCCGGGCCCGAAGGGCGACAAGGGTGACCACGGCTTCGTCGGCCTGCCTGGAGACCCCGGCGTGCCAGGTCTACCCGGCCCAAAAGGAAACACCGGTGTGAACGGTCGTGATGGGCTGCGAGGTGAGAAGGGAGACTCTGGCGTCTCTGGCGCACCCGGTGTGGACGGCGAAAAAGGTGATAAAGGAGAGCCCGGTTCAGTTGTGACAACAGATGGTGTTTCGATTCCCACTTCGTTCGTGCAGGGCCCACCCGGCCCACCTGGTCAGAAAGGTGAGCCGGGTTTGAAAGGACCACTAGGGCCGAAGGGAGAAAAGGGAGATGAAGGGAAAAAAGGTAAAAGGGGTCGCATTGGCATTTTTGGGAAGCCAGGAGCGAAGGGCGAAAGGGGTGACCTCGGGCTTAAGGGTGAGCATGGAGTACCCGGTGAGAAAGGAGAAAAGGGCAGTTCTGGCGAAGCAGGCCCTTCTGGTGAGCCAGGAGAGGTGGGACCACCTGGTGCTATGGGTTTAACTGGAGAAATGGGGCTGCAGGGGCTCCCAGGTCTTCCAGGCTATCCAGGACCCAAGGGTGAAAGAGGCATTCAAGGAGACTATGGGCCGCAAGGAATGATGGGGCCGCCTGGGCTCTCGGGCCCTCCTGGAAGGCAGGGACCTAAGGGAGAAAAAGGTGACAAAGGGGAATCATCAGTAGCAAAGTATGCAAGGCATACTCTTTTGGGTGCCATGGACGACAGGGACTTTTCTATGATAGGTGGGCCCCCAGGCCCACCAGGCATGCCTGGAGAGCCTGGCCTTCAGGGGCCACCAGGTATCAAAGGGGCCAGAGGAGCAGATGGGCAGAAGGGAGAGCCAGGGGAAAAGGGGGAAGCAGGCAGCCCTGGGCCCTTGGGCCTTCCTGGACCTGCCGGTTCGAAAGGCGATCCAGGGAAATCTGGTTTTGATGGAAGGCCTGGTTTGGTTGGAGAACGAGGTGAACCTGGGCGTAAGGGAGACAAAGGGGAACCGGGAATACCTGGCCTGGATGGCCTTCCAGGTCACCAAGGGGAGCCTGGTATTCCTGGTCTTAGAGGGAAACCTGGGCGAAAAGGGGATAAAGGTGACAGTGCTTGGTCTGCAGACCCCTGCCTACCTGGACCTAATGGTCTGCCAAGCAAAGGCTGTTCAGGAGAGCGCAAAGCAGATGGCCAGCATGCTGCTGCTTCTACAAAGCACATAAACTTTCGCTAGTGTGTTATTTTCATTTTACAACTTCTGTTGTGTAAAATAATGTGTCCGAGAGGGGGTGCCTTTGTAGATTTGTGctattttgttttcactgtggATAGGtcatatttttgtgtgtgttattaGTTTAAGTGCTTGTACATCATGTCTGTGTGTTTGAAATTTTTGTGAAGTCTTTCATCAGTGTTGTAGTCTTTTATTTTGTCATAGCTGCATTGACTTAGAATCTTATGCCTTCATGCCATCAGAACATCTTGTTCATAAAGCGCATCCTCTGAAATAGTTCCTTTTTGCAAGAATGCAGGTATTGCTCTTGACTTTGCATTGCTGTGGATTCAGCTGCTTTGTGGCTGGAGAATTGCCTTTTAAGGTCTACAAATCCTCTCAAGTTGTTGTTTATCCTTGCATACGAGTATGTATCTAGCTTCTGTGATGCCGTCCTAGCAGTTCAAAGTATGCACAACATATAGGACTACGTGCTTTCTGAGTGCTGTTTTAACTTGCATGGTGCATTCAGTCTGAGTAAAAAGCTTTTCAAGCTTTCTTGTGTGGTTAACCTGCTAACATATGCTCCATGGCAGCTGTGGGCAGCCTTTTGCTGTTAAGGCCTGCCATGCATGAGTGTTCAATAGGGGCAGTTCTCTTACTGCGGTAGCAATGTAGACTTAGATGTTAGCAATATAGTACTGGTAGTACCTGCCTTGGATTGATCTCACAAAGCCTCTGTTCCTGCAAATCTCATTCTCTGCTACATTCCGTGCACTGCTCAGAGTTCTTAAGCAGCAATACTCTATGAATATGTTTATACTAGTGCCAAATACATGTGCTTTATATACACACTTTATCTTTACACCTTCTACACTTATGTTGTATTTTTTGCAACAAGATCTAAGCCATTTTATTTAATTGTGCTAATGCAAACTTTTACTCATGCTTTTACCTTTCAAGTCATATGGCTCGGCATGATGTATTCTAATATAAATACATCTGGTTAACTTCTTGCCACCTGTATAGAAGGAAAATAATAAATGCATCTTATGTGGATTggagtcttttcttttttttttaatctggagGTTGTTGCTGATTTATTCAAAATGTGGAGTCATTTGGCTAGAACATTAGTGCATTTAATCCACTGTAACTGCAACCACTTATGCTGAAAGTCTGACTTCATATATAGCACATGTCTGCTTTTTTGTTCATTTACATTTGAGAAGCGAACATATCTTTCTGCTTTAGGATGGAAATATGGGCATTTTGGTTCTGCGTGCCTATGTCAAAGGTGCAAAAATGACAACACACATGTAGACTGACACAAACAGTGCCACTTCCAACAAACTTATTCAGAGGAAAACAGACTATTTATACACAAGGTGCTGTCACAATGCTTCAGTGTGCGGTTGCGTTTAGATAGTGCAGTTTTTTGGGTAACAACAATAATGATGCTACATTCATACAATGCTTGACTGCTTCAATGATTCTTCTTGTTTCACTTATCAATCTCACCCCCTTATCGTGACTTCTGGCAACAATATATATAGAGTGTGTGCCAAAGTTTGGTGTGCACTACTTACAATCCTGATAGTGAATTGCCAGGTGACCTCTGCCGTTCCTGACCTTGTTTTGGCGCTGCCATAGCCTAACATTTAAATGTTGCTCTGTTTGACCTATGTCTTTCCTACcgcacaataaagttatttcttaGCACCATGCCAACCTGACAGGAGACTTAGTTGCTCTCGTAGTTTACGATGCAGACTGGTGCTTTGCGGGGAGGATGGCCAACCCTTGTCCTCGCAAAGCACCAGTTTGCGTCGTAAAGAGCAAGTGTGTTTCCTGTCAGGATGGAGTGCTGTGTGAAATACCTTTATTGTGCAGTAGGAAATATGTAGGTCAAACAGATTTGTTTGAATCGTAGGCTGTGGCAGTAGCAAAATAAGGTAAGGAACGTCAGAGAAGGTCATTTCAAAAGTGCATGCCAAATTTTGGCGCATGCTCTGTTGCTGATAGAAGTCGTGATAAGTGGGTGGGATTGATAATTGAGACAATTATTGAAGCAAGCGAGCGTGGTGCGAGTGTAGCATCCATATCATCATGCAAAGTACTGCACTTTTTGAACACGACTTCGCTGATGCACTGCGACAGCTCCTTGTGTATAAATAATCTGTTTACCTCTGAATAAATTTGTTGGAAGTGGCGCTTTGTGTATGCCAGTCTATATGTGTGTTGTTCTTTTCATGCCTTTTAATACATATATGTCTTTCTACTAACCAAAGGAATGTTCTGCCCACTATGTCATTGCAGTTGGCTGTCAGCATTTATACGAGTCTCAAATGTGGGGCACCTCTAAATGGCCATTGCATGAAAGACTGCATGGGGCGCAAGATAGCCTGTGTGCTGGTGGTGCGCACTCAGAACTCAGCCTGGCAATACAAGCTGGGCATTGCCGAGGGCGGCAAAGAATGTCTTTTCCGGTCTCAGTGTCATTCTTGGGGGCCTCGTTCAAGTCTGGGCACTCTTTTCCCCCGCACATATCAAAAACTACTTTTTAAACAGCTTGGCTGACCCGGCATATGTAGAATGGTGCTGGATTTTATATTAGTGTACAAGTTGTAGCCACTCTCACATAAAAATGACCATATTAAAACAGGATGTCATTTGCTAGAATATTTGATTTGTTAAGGCCATCATAGGCACACTTTAGTAATATGTTAAAAATTGGTGTAATTAGCTTCACAATTGTGTTTTATTGTATTAGTGCACTGACTGATTAATGATTCCGTGATTAATGATTCTCATGCAGGTCATAGCAAAATGATGCCATCCCAGAACGTTTCTGACCTTGTGCACTATGAACAcatttacatctttttttttctttaatggggATACAAGCCTGCCATAACTTCGTATGATGACTTTCTGATAAATGGCGGTCACATTGGGTGAAAAAAAGTTTACTTAAGCGTAGCATTGCTTCACACTCTCTTATCAGGATTATAACCTGTTTGCACAACACTAGCTGTTGTCACTGCTCTTACTcgatgtagtttttttttctttttcagagcacTAATAGTATGACTGCAGATATAATGTGGGAGCCTGAACCTGAGTTCTCAAAAATGAAATGCTTAGCTAAGCAACTTGGTACCGGACATAGCAGTCGTAGATTAGTGCATTGAAACAGGGAACGCATCTAGAGGGGTGCCTTTATGTGGATTTACTTGTTAAATGCACAGCGATGACTTAAACTAAAAGTTAAGAAatagtttctctttttctttcagcTGTTGTCAGCAGAATGACCTGCTGCCTGTCGCTATGACATAAAATGTAGCCAAGTTCTTGTGGATCCTGTCAACAAGTACAGACCTAATCAAATGTGTCTGAAATGGTTGAGCAAGCAGCTTCACACTGCACATGATGTCCCACAGGAGTAGCTGGATTCAAGATCACTATACCAAGATCACTAGACCTTACTTAGTATATTGGCGATGCATAATTAGCATTTATGTAATGTGTGTTTAGTCTAATCAAAATGCATGCACACATTTGACTGGCAGGCAGCGGTGATAGTTCAGCAATTACTTTTTTCCCAGCTGCGGCTCTGTGTAACTAGGCAACATGCAGGCTCAGGCCTGCATGTTGCCACATGCAAGCTGTTTATGCTATTTACTGATCTCAAACCCAGCAGCTGCTGCCAGATGTCACAGGTGTAGCCTGGAGCTGTTTGCTTGACCACTCCAAACAATTGTAATGCAGTCTGTATGTTTCCTTGCTCAGTTATTTTGTGCACTGTGCTTTGGCATACATATGCAATTAAAATCTTATTTGTCCACAAAGTTTTTCAAAGTAAATATTTTGcgaatacatttcttgaaaaattgCCATGAATCTTATAAAAAGTCTGGTATGGTTGAGCTCAATATCTTTTCAGGCTTGTTTGTTATGAAGTGATTCCGTTTAGTTTAGAATATACTACAGCACTCACTTCTGCACTGGAAATTGCAGTGAGAAAAAATTATCTTTGTAACAATACAGTAAACACTGCAGTGGAACTCTTGAGGGTTTGCTACATCGCTGTGTACCGAAGTCATTGTGTACAGTGCGGTCCACtgttagaaaaaagaaatgtactgCCTTCGCTTGGCTGGCATGGCTGAGGAAGCAATGTGAGTGCACTGCACAAGTGTGCTGAAAGGAGTCGGAGCTACCAACCACAAGTTATCTgctgcaaatctaggcgatcatACTCTTGCGAGAGAGGAAAATCCGGACATGCTCTGCACTCAAGTATTCCCTTTAACAGAGGACTGTATTTG
It includes:
- the LOC126521831 gene encoding centrosomal protein of 83 kDa-like, which codes for MTLRPSSNEIDEVFNYDEKHHGSDSHKNSFEKLKAAHVSLQEDYVRLQKDLKNTLQSLHDVRSNHANILHKADRIISEKDSTIRELRVKLSSICEDDLRKEIEEELRNNFVIYTKQLQINHEKCKVSLHEANVELTNMKAMLQSAERSHQRGVQELELKHRAEVNRLQVEIQHLKAEQCPSDREDVLMQLLNTQKDNADLQGRLKSVSLELKELRNEKHGLTLEHQAALQKHAEELALAEESNKIIETKLKGALSQREALEETLGRYRQDINQLSQQLVSAEEEKLSLRNKISLLEHRHKAEILQLKTDAVHQKADLEAKYEKALLDLASAKADAELAIKGTTDQKQLLAEKGKELEKKHHAARAKDWDRTRRLESEKILLEAKLKELVTAKAAVVERLAESEKQIKRLKQTQDSQRQEFEEELLALRAKLKAMSVARDDTNKVAAENQVLQQRLALAEEELGKRHAALKDSQEQKELFSRKIECLQLELQAAQVNTIKLSEQSDKTGMQMKLAWEQEKYDFVKRIEELEGELRQAHKEFNWKLRALKQRNKEYRKAMHSYRSKIKSLKSANHDMHSEAIHLKQNVPLDIHKEIQDELKKLRRKQLEFRSLLELPSAPQGTAGSLCRPYDQGLWNMSELKEKLDRLDLQQCQQMDQMITLVKKLCAVTHQNSPSSIDISSLSRHSCSSKSSSTSKERHHSSKYE
- the LOC126521834 gene encoding uncharacterized protein, with protein sequence MKQTASLDSGTANTAEVCGNDDSAVKKPCRVWLVPAWIAFSFVAVLVIALGMLALCLFRVNALESKVASLEERTYQLEVRRDGQAADQLSSAFLAARRRRRRRDVEPACLCPPGPPGRRGRRGAKGEIGELGPPGPPGLPGKPGFPGAIGIDGPKGEPGPMGLPGVAGPKGDKGDKGEGVVVRSTKGMKRSVTRLHGGTLGYTEVIAMKGAPGEPGPPGPPGLPGFDGRTGPPGEVGPPGPKGDKGDHGFVGLPGDPGVPGLPGPKGNTGVNGRDGLRGEKGDSGVSGAPGVDGEKGDKGEPGSVVTTDGVSIPTSFVQGPPGPPGQKGEPGLKGPLGPKGEKGDEGKKGKRGRIGIFGKPGAKGERGDLGLKGEHGVPGEKGEKGSSGEAGPSGEPGEVGPPGAMGLTGEMGLQGLPGLPGYPGPKGERGIQGDYGPQGMMGPPGLSGPPGRQGPKGEKGDKGESSVAKYARHTLLGAMDDRDFSMIGGPPGPPGMPGEPGLQGPPGIKGARGADGQKGEPGEKGEAGSPGPLGLPGPAGSKGDPGKSGFDGRPGLVGERGEPGRKGDKGEPGIPGLDGLPGHQGEPGIPGLRGKPGRKGDKGDSAWSADPCLPGPNGLPSKGCSGERKADGQHAAASTKHINFR